TGTCAAGTGAAACGTCCTTTAGAACCTCACATTCTTTTCAATTACTTATCCATTTAATTTCCCCTAACCCAGTTCAAAGTTCGTTGCAGAATATTGTAGTTTCTGAGTTTCTAaaatttgatgtttttattgaaaatgtcgATGAAATTTTTCGATTCTCAGCAAATTTTTAGTAGTTCTACCATAATAATACTCTCTTCTTGCACCAGGGCAAGGGCTTCCTAAACGAACCGCTCAAGTTCGATGTCGTCGATGCGTTGGAGTACAATGTGACGGGCCTGCAACCCGATACCAAATACTCCATACAAGTGGCAGCGCTAACACGGAAAGGCGATGGTGATCGTAGCGCAGCAGTGATCGTGAAAACGCCAGGTGGTGTACCGGTACGACCAACAGTGAGTCTAAAAATAATGGAACGTGAACCAATTGTTTCCATCGAACTCGAATGGGAGCGACCAGCGCAAACGTATGGTGAACTGCGTGGCTATCGTTTACGTTGGGGTGTTAAAGATCAACCACTAAAAGAGGAGATACTACCCGGACCACAGATAACAAAACGGCGCTTCAATGACTTGGAACGTGGTGTGGAATATGAATTCCGTGTAGCGGGTAGCAATCATATTGGTATCGGACAGGAGACAGTGAAAATCTTCCAAACACCTGAGGGTACACCAGGCGGACCGCCCGCAAATATAACAGTGCGCTTCCAAACACCGGATGTAGTGTGCGTCACGTGGGATCCGCCAACACGTGAACACCGCAATGGCATTATAACACGTTATGATGTGCAATTTCACAAGAAAATCGATCATGGTTTAGGTTCGGAACGTAATATGACCGTGCGCAAGGCGGTGTTTACAAATCTCGAAGAGAATACTGAATATATCTTCCGCGTGCGCGCATACACGAAACAAGGTTCTGGGCCATTTAGTGATAAGATCTTTATTGAAACGGAACGTGATATGGGACGTGCGCCGATGTCAGTGCAGGCGGTAGCCACATCCGAGCAAACGGCTGAGATCTGGTGGGAACCCGTGCCATCACGTGGCAAATTGCTGGGCTACAAGATTTTCTATACCATGACAGCTGTTGAGGACTTAGATGAATGGCAGACAAAGACAGTGGGTCTTACGGAGTCAGCCGATTTGGTTAATTTGGAAAAGTTTGCACAGTATGCTGTGGCGATAGCGGCGCGTTTCAAGAACGGTTTGGGACGTCTGAGCGAAAAAGTCACTGTTAAGATAAAGCCCGAAGATGTGCCACTAAATTTGCGCGCTCATGACGTTAGCACACATTCCATGACGTTGAGTTGGTCACCACCTATACGGCTAAATCCGACTAATTACAAAATCTCTTTTGACGCGATGAAAGTATTTGTGGACTCGCAGGGGTTTACGCAAACGCAAATTGTACAGAAACGTgatattattttgaaacattACGTGAAATCGCATACAATCAACGAGCTGAGTCCTTTCACAACGTATAATGTTAATGTAAGCGCCATACCACCGGACTACTCTTACCGCCCGCCAACTAAAATCACCGTTACAACACAAATGGCTGCGCCGCAACCTATGGTGAAACCCGATTTCTATGGTGTAGTAAACGGTGAGGAAATATTAGTGATATTACCGCAGGCATCCGAGGAGTATGGACCCATCTCACATTACTATCTTGTTGTGGTGCCTGAGGATAAATCGAATCTGCATAAGAATCCAGATCAGTTCCTAACTGAAGATTTGCTGCCTGGACGTAATAAACCCGAACGTCCGAACTCGCCTTATATTGCCGCCAAGTTCCCACAACGTTCCATACCCTTCACCTTCCATCTCGGCTCCGGTGATGATTATCACAACTTCACCAACCGTAAGCTGGAGCGCGACAAGCGTTATCGTATTTTTGTGCGCGCCGTTGTCGATACACCGCAAAAGCATCTTTACACATCCAGTCCGTTCTCGGAATTCCTCTCATTGGATATGCGTGAAGCGCCACCTGGCGAACGACCACATCGTCCCGACCCGAATTGGCCATCCGAACCAGAAGTGTCTGTCAATCGCAACAAAGACGAACAGGGTATGTGGTGGGTAGCGCTACCCGTTGTTGCcgcactcattttcaccatatTCGTTACCTGGTGTATTGTGCGTCGTCGTCGTCAACCATGTAAAACACCCGATCAAGCTGCTGTCACGCGTCCATTGATGGCAGCCGATCTGGGTGCCGGCCCCACACCTAGTGATCCCGTCGATATGCGTCGCTTGAACTTCCAAACTCCCGGCATGATTTCGCATCCGCCCATACCAATTTCCGAATTCGCCAATCACATTGAACGCCTCAAAGCGAATGACAATCAGAAATTTTCGCAAGAATATGAGAGCATCGAACCGGGACAACAATTCACATGGGACAATTCCAATTATGATTATAATAAATCGAAGAACCGTTACGCGAATGTAACCGCTTATGATCACTCGCGCGTACAATTGCCGCTGATGGACGGTGTTATCGGTTCGGATTATATAAACGCCAACTATTGTGATGGCTATCGCAAGCATAATGCTTATGTGGCAACTCAGGGACCATTACAGGAGACTTTCAGTGACTTCTGGCGCATGTGTTGGGAATTGAAAACCACCACCATCGTTATGATGACACGTCTAGAGGAACGTACACGCATCAAATGCGATCAATATTGGCCGGTGCGTGGCACGGAGACTTATGGACAAATGTTTGTCACGATCACCGAAACGCAAGAGCTCGCCACCTACAGCATACGTACATTCCAGTTATGTCGTCAAGGTTTTAATGAACGTCGTGAAATCAAACAATTGCAATTCACCGCCTGGCCCGATCATGGCGTACCCGAACATCCAGCACCATTCCTACAATTCTTACGTCGTTGTCGTGCGCTCACACCACCCGATTCGGGTCCAGTTGTGGTACACTGCTCGGCTGGTGTCGGACGTACTGGTTGTTATATTGTTATCGATTCGATGTTGGAACGCATGAAACATGAGAAGATCATTGACATTTACGGACATGTGACTTGTTTGCGCGCACAACGTAACTACATGGTACAGACTGAGGAtcaatacatattcatacatgaTGCCATCTTGGAAGCCATCATTTGTGGTCTCACCGAGGTGCCGGCACGCAATTTACACACCCACCTACAAAAGTTACTACTAACCGAACCGGGTGAAAATATCACTGGCATGGAAATGGAATTTAAGAAACTCTCCAATGTTAAGGTGGACTCATCGAAATTCGTCACCGCTAATTTGCCATGTAATAAGAATAAAAACCGTTTGGTACACATACTACCGTATGAATCGAGTCGTGTCTACCTTACACCCATACATGGCATCGAAGGTAGTGACTACATCAATGCTAGCTTTATTGATGGCTATCGCTATCGTTCGGCTTATATAGCCGCTCAGGGTCCTGTACAGGATACTGCTGAAGATTTCTGGCGTATGCTGTGGGAGCACAACTCCACGATTGTTGTTATGCTCACCAAACTTAAGGAGATGGGCAGAGTAAGTGTagcatttttagaatttttaggaAATATTTGAGGTTTagttgcaaaaattaatttttcactgtAATTTTTTAGGAAAAATGCTATCAGTATTGGCCACATGAGCGTTCTGTACGCTATCAGTACTACGTGGTGGATCCAATCGCTGAATATAATATGCCACAGTATAAACTACGCGAGTTCAAGGTAAAGAATATTATAGGTTATGTTACACGTTTTGCGTATTCAAACATAATTCAGTTTACTTAGACTGTTATACCATATCGTAATATGCCTTTAATTTCTCCAACCACAGGTTACCGATGCACGTGATGGCTCCTCACGCACCGTACGCCAATTCCAATTCATCGATTGGCCCGAACAAGGTGTACCCAAGTCTGGTGAAGGTTTTATCGACTTTATCGGTCAAGTGCATAAGACAAAAGAACAATTCGGGCAAGATGGTCCCATTACGGTGCATTGTAGCGCTGGCGTAGGACGCACTGGTGTCTTTATAACACTCAGTATTGTATTGGAACGTATGCAATATGAGGGCGTATTGGATGTATTCCAAACGGTGCGCATATTACGCGCTCAACGCCCGGCAATGGTGCAAACGGAGGTGAATATcatatgatttatattttttaataaaatatattattttaaaaataaaaatattgttataaaataataatcaaaatattaattttaaaaaatttagttaagtgATGTGTTAACGTAACGCAAAGCCAGTTAGCATGATTATACACCaataaaccaataaaaaataaaattacatattctAAAAAAGATGTCgtcaatacatattaaaaataacttaacgtaacgtaacttaacgcaacttaacataacataaagtaatatttaaattttaaccaaaaaaatattttgatacagtattaaaaataacttaacgtaacgtaacttaacttaacatagcataacgtaatatttaaattttaaccaaaaagaTATTTTGAAACAACATCGagcttaatttaaaaataaatttagtaatacGATTACAAATAGAACaacgtaacttaacataacatagcgtaataattaaagtttaacCAAGAGCATATAATGAAACAGTACTAAAATAACTTAACGTAATGTAACTTAACATagcataacttaacataaaataaagtaatatataaatttatttttgttaaaatttttatttattttttttttattttgaaacggtattaaaaatgtattaaaaataacttaacttaacttaacatagaaaaacttaacataacataacgtaatatttaaattttaaccaaaaatatattttgaaaataagtaaaaaaaaaaacttaacgtaacgtaacttaacatagcataactaaacataacataacgtaatatttaaattttaaccaaaaaaatattttgaaacagtTTTATAAAACgtaacttaacgtaacgtaacataactttacataacataacgtaataaatgtttataaaaacttttaaacaaaatttaatttaatgtgaagattaaattaatgatattattataaatagatCGACATAACTTAACACAGCAcgacataaaatttatattttttttttttgttaacccatttttttattaaaattatataatatattgtaattaaaattattatatcttCCATTTCAGGATCAATATCATTTCTGCTATCGCGCCGCTTTGGAGTATCTCGGCTCATTTGATAACTACACTAATTAAGTTGGCAGCTATTCAGCTTCAATTCTAAACAACATACTTGTTAGCTACAATACAGCGTAAAGAACTCGttattgaaatacaaaaaattaaaaattcttcagTCGCACTTCAACTTTAATTTGGTTGAAGAAAAGTGGTTATTCCGAAAGCTGGTTTTGCGCCTAAAAAGCTGCTACGTCTTTAGTGAAATTACTTAATTCCCTGCATTATCATTAGAACCAGTCTTATAAGTTTGCTTTTCAACTGGTTCCAACTTGTATAAACGAAATTAAAACACGCcacaaaacaacaagaacaaagaaCAAAACGTATCGCTATTGTATTCACTAAATACTAAGTTAAATTGCTTAGATTTATAAGCACAAAGCAAGTTAtcgaaaaaagaacaaaataatttagtaaaatatacgtacataccaacatatgtatgtactaacaggcgtttgtatgtatgtatctagttGTTAAGTAATTTAGTTGTTAATTAtattaagttaagtaaaaatgtaatattaaattgaatacaTACACACCATCTCGCTAATTTAGCAAGCATACAATTTGATTAGTCACCTAACTGCCCCCCAACACATACAACACACATTTGTCTTTTAAGTTATTTGTGAACTAAAAAGACTGTTATGCATTAAATTGATTGACTAAATCAGTAATATTTACTAAATGATTCATGCAATGCATTAGCTGTACTAATGATGATTATACTTAAATGAAATTgcgtataaattttaactatacTAAGGGTTTAATTAACTGACAAttgttttttagattttcaattGCGagtaaatttcaaagaaaaataattcaacTTTAAAACATGCTTAATTTAAACTAATAAGCACAATCAAAATTATGTCTGTAATATGTTAATAGTAAACGATTAGTTAATTTgtcaaacaaaaaagtttgtTGTAGTCTTTAGAAATGCGCATGATTTCTTGTGACTAAATGTTTTGTGTCTAATAACCTGTTTAGAGGTGCGATATATTAGACGTGAGTATGCCAAGAGATTGTGTTTAttgattgaagaaattttaattaaaaaactttaatgaaattaattatattttatgttctatattttaatgcaattttaattttgtacttACAATGTGCTTTGTAtgaaattcttttaaatattattttttaattaaaatataattagcagaaatattgttttttaagacattttagtattatataatttaagtttGGCAGCAATTAACCATTTTGAATCTCATTGCAAAagtcaataatttaatttagcaGCGAAAGcatatcttaattttatatatatttttttaggttatgttaaaacaattattgaaaaagtgtaatattttaacaatggcttatgttatgttaaaataattattgaaaaagtGTAAGATAACAGTATttcttaacttaatttttttaaataatatgtaattcatttaaagtaatttatttttttggcaacttttgacaacaaaataaaaaaaaatgaacagTAGTCAActtatcattaaatattttaatatatttacaactaaaattaaaacGACAAAGTCTTCTAGAACATACAACAGGCAGTCcactaatattaaattaaaatattataattttaatgtaaataataaatatttatgtaaattcgatataattttagtttaagaGCTAAAATCACAACAAGAAAACCttataaatcattaattttgtggttgaaaaatattaatttcattaacaatatttatataatttgtgtAAGTGAATTctttagtgaaaaaaatattaattttgctaacaatttttatataacttatataagtgtagaaatttaatttgtttaaaaattataattattttttatttttacattatactttacacacaacacaatataagtaaaaatacaaaaccacAACGACCAGGCAGCTCTTCCGCAGCAATCACTTTGTAAGGACTTTGAAATGAAACCGATaagattttgtaaaaatagtaaacaataataTAACTAGCAAAAGGCaatagttgaaatatttatatgaaaatgtaataaGCAATAGTAATATGTGGAGTAAAGTATTACTGTGAAATAGTGTATGAAGATATTTTCTTTGTgttcgataattattttttatgaaatagtgcattaagttttatattataataaattagtttttaggtaaaaaaatatttctaacttgcatttgattttattattattttttaaacaacaactaatttaataaatttaattttttaagatttgaagcttgcaaacaatttaaaatgaaattaaaaacaaaaaaatgcgtaaatatttactaaaaacgcAATTTGtccaaaatattacaaaaatacggaataaaacaacaaaaatgtactaaaagatattaattttgatttttttgatactATAACACggaatattaaattgaaaatttttgcattaattaaaaagttaaaaaaattacctttattattaattattttatttgaatccacaaaaaaataattagaattaactcctttttctctaaattaatgtttttatgccatcttaaatgaaattaaaagcttactaaaatttccaattgcaataaaaattacaaaaaattaaaaaaacacttaaatgaatatctaaaaattattttttttattatttgccttaaaaatatatatagtatcttGCCTTAAATGTGAATATGCCAACCCTTAATTCAGTTCTATTCTTGTTTTTACCACGTTCTgccttaattaatttaagttcCCTTTAATAAAGATAACTTATGcaatttttaagttaattaatgtataattatttgtataaaaaatgtgtattttatgttttgtaaattttcaaataaaataaagcgaTTTAATTGAGGAAagactttttgatttttattgtttttatttactttattcaaATTGTGATTTCTATAAACTTAACAAGTTTAAAAACTCGATTATTATCAGTTATAGCttgtatcgattttttttatattaaatttagattaatttttttttattacattttattttttgaagtttttatatataaaattgaaattattaaaataaaaaattttattttttgctaaaaaaattattaattgtttgaagaaaaatatgatttttttcttttaacaaaaatattagatatatttatttcatgcaatttttgtttaatatttcatacttttttatttctattattatta
This portion of the Zeugodacus cucurbitae isolate PBARC_wt_2022May chromosome 3, idZeuCucr1.2, whole genome shotgun sequence genome encodes:
- the Lar_1 gene encoding tyrosine-protein phosphatase Lar isoform X2, with amino-acid sequence MGLQMAALPAANNHVAVTQTPTNTLRTPTTTVIAAIAQTVRKLNNAISATSSIATLLLCIVLLTWSPTTIGVDAVHPPEIIKKPQNQGVRVGGVASFYCAARGDPPPSIVWRKSSKKLSGTQSRYTVLEQPGGISILRIEPVRAGRDDAPYECVAENGVGDAVSADATLTVYEGDKTPPGFPVITQGPSTRVIEVGHTAVMQCKAIGNPTPTIYWIKNQTKVDMSNPRYSIKDGGLQIEQSREEDQGKYECVAENSVGTEHSKATNLYVKVRRVPPTFSRPPEPINEVMLGANLNLSCIAVGSPMPHVKWMKGAQDLTPENDIPIGRNILQLTNIQQSANFTCIAASSLGQIEATAMVKVQSLPAAPTDVQISEVTATSVRLEWSYKGPEDLQYYVIQYKPKNANQAFSEISGIITMFYVVRALSPYTEYEFYVIAVNTIGRGPPSKPETCTTGDFTFGGAKMESAPRNVQVRPLSSSTMVITWEPPETPNGQVTGYKVYYTTNPNQPEASWDSQMVDNSELTTISELTPHAIYTVRVQAYTSMGAGPMSTPVQVKTQQGVPSQPSNFRATDIGETAVTLQWSKPTHSSENIVHYELYWNDTYANQDHHKRISNTESYTLDGLYPDTLYYIWLAARSQRGEGATTPPIPVRTKQYVPGAPPRNITAMATSPTTISVSWLPPVERANGRIIYYKVFFVEVGRADSEATITTLNKTQIVLDELKRWTEYKIWTLAGTSVGDGPRSHPIIVRTHEDVPGDPQDVKATPLNSTSIHVTWKPPLEKDRNGIIRGYHIHVQEMRDEGKGFLNEPLKFDVVDALEYNVTGLQPDTKYSIQVAALTRKGDGDRSAAVIVKTPGGVPVRPTVSLKIMEREPIVSIELEWERPAQTYGELRGYRLRWGVKDQPLKEEILPGPQITKRRFNDLERGVEYEFRVAGSNHIGIGQETVKIFQTPEGTPGGPPANITVRFQTPDVVCVTWDPPTREHRNGIITRYDVQFHKKIDHGLGSERNMTVRKAVFTNLEENTEYIFRVRAYTKQGSGPFSDKIFIETERDMGRAPMSVQAVATSEQTAEIWWEPVPSRGKLLGYKIFYTMTAVEDLDEWQTKTVGLTESADLVNLEKFAQYAVAIAARFKNGLGRLSEKVTVKIKPEDVPLNLRAHDVSTHSMTLSWSPPIRLNPTNYKISFDAMKVFVDSQGFTQTQIVQKRDIILKHYVKSHTINELSPFTTYNVNVSAIPPDYSYRPPTKITVTTQMAAPQPMVKPDFYGVVNGEEILVILPQASEEYGPISHYYLVVVPEDKSNLHKNPDQFLTEDLLPGRNKPERPNSPYIAAKFPQRSIPFTFHLGSGDDYHNFTNRKLERDKRYRIFVRAVVDTPQKHLYTSSPFSEFLSLDMREAPPGERPHRPDPNWPSEPEVSVNRNKDEQGMWWVALPVVAALIFTIFVTWCIVRRRRQPCKTPDQAAVTRPLMAADLGAGPTPSDPVDMRRLNFQTPGMISHPPIPISEFANHIERLKANDNQKFSQEYESIEPGQQFTWDNSNYDYNKSKNRYANVTAYDHSRVQLPLMDGVIGSDYINANYCDGYRKHNAYVATQGPLQETFSDFWRMCWELKTTTIVMMTRLEERTRIKCDQYWPVRGTETYGQMFVTITETQELATYSIRTFQLCRQGFNERREIKQLQFTAWPDHGVPEHPAPFLQFLRRCRALTPPDSGPVVVHCSAGVGRTGCYIVIDSMLERMKHEKIIDIYGHVTCLRAQRNYMVQTEDQYIFIHDAILEAIICGLTEVPARNLHTHLQKLLLTEPGENITGMEMEFKKLSNVKVDSSKFVTANLPCNKNKNRLVHILPYESSRVYLTPIHGIEGSDYINASFIDGYRYRSAYIAAQGPVQDTAEDFWRMLWEHNSTIVVMLTKLKEMGREKCYQYWPHERSVRYQYYVVDPIAEYNMPQYKLREFKVTDARDGSSRTVRQFQFIDWPEQGVPKSGEGFIDFIGQVHKTKEQFGQDGPITVHCSAGVGRTGVFITLSIVLERMQYEGVLDVFQTVRILRAQRPAMVQTEDQYHFCYRAALEYLGSFDNYTN
- the Lar_1 gene encoding tyrosine-protein phosphatase Lar isoform X3, which codes for MGLQMAALPAANNHVAVTQTPTNTLRTPTTTVIAAIAQTVRKLNNAISATSSIATLLLCIVLLTWSPTTIGVDAVHPPEIIKKPQNQGVRVGGVASFYCAARGDPPPSIVWRKSSKKLSGTQSRYTVLEQPGGISILRIEPVRAGRDDAPYECVAENGVGDAVSADATLTVYEGDKTPPGFPVITQGPSTRVIEVGHTAVMQCKAIGNPTPTIYWIKNQTKVDMSNPRYSIKDGGLQIEQSREEDQGKYECVAENSVGTEHSKATNLYVKVRRVPPTFSRPPEPINEVMLGANLNLSCIAVGSPMPHVKWMKGAQDLTPENDIPIGRNILQLTNIQQSANFTCIAASSLGQIEATAMVKVQSLPAAPTDVQISEVTATSVRLEWSYKGPEDLQYYVIQYKPKNANQAFSEISGIITMFYVVRALSPYTEYEFYVIAVNTIGRGPPSKPETCTTGETKMESAPRNVQVRPLSSSTMVITWEPPETPNGQVTGYKVYYTTNPNQPEASWDSQMVDNSELTTISELTPHAIYTVRVQAYTSMGAGPMSTPVQVKTQQGVPSQPSNFRATDIGETAVTLQWSKPTHSSENIVHYELYWNDTYANQDHHKRISNTESYTLDGLYPDTLYYIWLAARSQRGEGATTPPIPVRTKQYVPGAPPRNITAMATSPTTISVSWLPPVERANGRIIYYKVFFVEVGRADSEATITTLNKTQIVLDELKRWTEYKIWTLAGTSVGDGPRSHPIIVRTHEDVPGDPQDVKATPLNSTSIHVTWKPPLEKDRNGIIRGYHIHVQEMRDEGKGFLNEPLKFDVVDALEYNVTGLQPDTKYSIQVAALTRKGDGDRSAAVIVKTPGGVPVRPTVSLKIMEREPIVSIELEWERPAQTYGELRGYRLRWGVKDQPLKEEILPGPQITKRRFNDLERGVEYEFRVAGSNHIGIGQETVKIFQTPEGTPGGPPANITVRFQTPDVVCVTWDPPTREHRNGIITRYDVQFHKKIDHGLGSERNMTVRKAVFTNLEENTEYIFRVRAYTKQGSGPFSDKIFIETERDMGRAPMSVQAVATSEQTAEIWWEPVPSRGKLLGYKIFYTMTAVEDLDEWQTKTVGLTESADLVNLEKFAQYAVAIAARFKNGLGRLSEKVTVKIKPEDVPLNLRAHDVSTHSMTLSWSPPIRLNPTNYKISFDAMKVFVDSQGFTQTQIVQKRDIILKHYVKSHTINELSPFTTYNVNVSAIPPDYSYRPPTKITVTTQMAAPQPMVKPDFYGVVNGEEILVILPQASEEYGPISHYYLVVVPEDKSNLHKNPDQFLTEDLLPGRNKPERPNSPYIAAKFPQRSIPFTFHLGSGDDYHNFTNRKLERDKRYRIFVRAVVDTPQKHLYTSSPFSEFLSLDMREAPPGERPHRPDPNWPSEPEVSVNRNKDEQGMWWVALPVVAALIFTIFVTWCIVRRRRQPCKTPDQAAVTRPLMAADLGAGPTPSDPVDMRRLNFQTPGMISHPPIPISEFANHIERLKANDNQKFSQEYESIEPGQQFTWDNSNYDYNKSKNRYANVTAYDHSRVQLPLMDGVIGSDYINANYCDGYRKHNAYVATQGPLQETFSDFWRMCWELKTTTIVMMTRLEERTRIKCDQYWPVRGTETYGQMFVTITETQELATYSIRTFQLCRQGFNERREIKQLQFTAWPDHGVPEHPAPFLQFLRRCRALTPPDSGPVVVHCSAGVGRTGCYIVIDSMLERMKHEKIIDIYGHVTCLRAQRNYMVQTEDQYIFIHDAILEAIICGLTEVPARNLHTHLQKLLLTEPGENITGMEMEFKKLSNVKVDSSKFVTANLPCNKNKNRLVHILPYESSRVYLTPIHGIEGSDYINASFIDGYRYRSAYIAAQGPVQDTAEDFWRMLWEHNSTIVVMLTKLKEMGREKCYQYWPHERSVRYQYYVVDPIAEYNMPQYKLREFKVTDARDGSSRTVRQFQFIDWPEQGVPKSGEGFIDFIGQVHKTKEQFGQDGPITVHCSAGVGRTGVFITLSIVLERMQYEGVLDVFQTVRILRAQRPAMVQTEDQYHFCYRAALEYLGSFDNYTN
- the Lar_1 gene encoding tyrosine-protein phosphatase Lar isoform X1 produces the protein MGLQMAALPAANNHVAVTQTPTNTLRTPTTTVIAAIAQTVRKLNNAISATSSIATLLLCIVLLTWSPTTIGVDAVHPPEIIKKPQNQGVRVGGVASFYCAARGDPPPSIVWRKSSKKLSGTQSRYTVLEQPGGISILRIEPVRAGRDDAPYECVAENGVGDAVSADATLTVYEGDKTPPGFPVITQGPSTRVIEVGHTAVMQCKAIGNPTPTIYWIKNQTKVDMSNPRYSIKDGGLQIEQSREEDQGKYECVAENSVGTEHSKATNLYVKVRRVPPTFSRPPEPINEVMLGANLNLSCIAVGSPMPHVKWMKGAQDLTPENDIPIGRNILQLTNIQQSANFTCIAASSLGQIEATAMVKVQSLPAAPTDVQISEVTATSVRLEWSYKGPEDLQYYVIQYKPKNANQAFSEISGIITMFYVVRALSPYTEYEFYVIAVNTIGRGPPSKPETCTTGETSDFTFGGAKMESAPRNVQVRPLSSSTMVITWEPPETPNGQVTGYKVYYTTNPNQPEASWDSQMVDNSELTTISELTPHAIYTVRVQAYTSMGAGPMSTPVQVKTQQGVPSQPSNFRATDIGETAVTLQWSKPTHSSENIVHYELYWNDTYANQDHHKRISNTESYTLDGLYPDTLYYIWLAARSQRGEGATTPPIPVRTKQYVPGAPPRNITAMATSPTTISVSWLPPVERANGRIIYYKVFFVEVGRADSEATITTLNKTQIVLDELKRWTEYKIWTLAGTSVGDGPRSHPIIVRTHEDVPGDPQDVKATPLNSTSIHVTWKPPLEKDRNGIIRGYHIHVQEMRDEGKGFLNEPLKFDVVDALEYNVTGLQPDTKYSIQVAALTRKGDGDRSAAVIVKTPGGVPVRPTVSLKIMEREPIVSIELEWERPAQTYGELRGYRLRWGVKDQPLKEEILPGPQITKRRFNDLERGVEYEFRVAGSNHIGIGQETVKIFQTPEGTPGGPPANITVRFQTPDVVCVTWDPPTREHRNGIITRYDVQFHKKIDHGLGSERNMTVRKAVFTNLEENTEYIFRVRAYTKQGSGPFSDKIFIETERDMGRAPMSVQAVATSEQTAEIWWEPVPSRGKLLGYKIFYTMTAVEDLDEWQTKTVGLTESADLVNLEKFAQYAVAIAARFKNGLGRLSEKVTVKIKPEDVPLNLRAHDVSTHSMTLSWSPPIRLNPTNYKISFDAMKVFVDSQGFTQTQIVQKRDIILKHYVKSHTINELSPFTTYNVNVSAIPPDYSYRPPTKITVTTQMAAPQPMVKPDFYGVVNGEEILVILPQASEEYGPISHYYLVVVPEDKSNLHKNPDQFLTEDLLPGRNKPERPNSPYIAAKFPQRSIPFTFHLGSGDDYHNFTNRKLERDKRYRIFVRAVVDTPQKHLYTSSPFSEFLSLDMREAPPGERPHRPDPNWPSEPEVSVNRNKDEQGMWWVALPVVAALIFTIFVTWCIVRRRRQPCKTPDQAAVTRPLMAADLGAGPTPSDPVDMRRLNFQTPGMISHPPIPISEFANHIERLKANDNQKFSQEYESIEPGQQFTWDNSNYDYNKSKNRYANVTAYDHSRVQLPLMDGVIGSDYINANYCDGYRKHNAYVATQGPLQETFSDFWRMCWELKTTTIVMMTRLEERTRIKCDQYWPVRGTETYGQMFVTITETQELATYSIRTFQLCRQGFNERREIKQLQFTAWPDHGVPEHPAPFLQFLRRCRALTPPDSGPVVVHCSAGVGRTGCYIVIDSMLERMKHEKIIDIYGHVTCLRAQRNYMVQTEDQYIFIHDAILEAIICGLTEVPARNLHTHLQKLLLTEPGENITGMEMEFKKLSNVKVDSSKFVTANLPCNKNKNRLVHILPYESSRVYLTPIHGIEGSDYINASFIDGYRYRSAYIAAQGPVQDTAEDFWRMLWEHNSTIVVMLTKLKEMGREKCYQYWPHERSVRYQYYVVDPIAEYNMPQYKLREFKVTDARDGSSRTVRQFQFIDWPEQGVPKSGEGFIDFIGQVHKTKEQFGQDGPITVHCSAGVGRTGVFITLSIVLERMQYEGVLDVFQTVRILRAQRPAMVQTEDQYHFCYRAALEYLGSFDNYTN